A single genomic interval of Parvularcula marina harbors:
- the thrS gene encoding threonine--tRNA ligase: MPVITLPDGAQRQFDTAVTGAQIAEDISKSLAKKAIALKVDGEVRDLWDPLDADAKVEIVTRDTPDGLDLIRHDAAHLLAQAVQALFPGTQVTIGPVIEDGFYYDFARPEPFSTEDFDAIEKKMAELVDADLPTRKEVLPRDEAVALFEAQGEKYKAELIRDLPEGEDIKVYHHGDWYDLCRGPHLPSTKHIGKAFKLMKLAGAYWRGDHRNEVLHRIYGTAWANEKELKAYLTRLEEAEKRDHRKLGTQLDLFHLQEEAQGSVFWHPKGYTMWLELEAYIRRRLNDDGYREVKTPQILDKKFWEQSGHWEKFSQGMFVVPDEVPNTDGEGDIISEDAKWMAIKPMNCPAHVQIFKQGIKSYRDLPIRMAEFGCCHRNEPHGALHGLMRVRQFTQDDAHIFCREDQIIDETIRFLKLFATVYGDVGFTDISYKIATRPEVRAGTDETWDRAEEMLETAFKQSGLDYEILPGEGAFYGPKLEFHLRDAIGRTWQCGTYQLDYVLPERLDASYVDEDGSRKRPVMLHRAVYGSMERFIGLLIENYAGRMPMWLSPTQVAVATITTGVNPFAEEAAAAFRKAGLRVVTDLRNEKINYKVREHSDQKVPVIAVIGEREAEEKTLSIRRLGSKQSTTVSLDEAVKMFAEEALPPDLNPAG; encoded by the coding sequence ATGCCTGTAATTACCCTGCCTGACGGCGCTCAACGCCAGTTCGACACTGCCGTGACCGGTGCTCAGATCGCCGAAGACATCTCGAAATCGCTCGCGAAGAAAGCCATCGCCCTGAAAGTCGATGGCGAGGTCCGCGACCTGTGGGATCCGCTCGATGCGGATGCGAAGGTGGAGATCGTCACGCGCGACACGCCCGACGGGCTCGACCTCATCCGCCACGATGCTGCGCACCTTCTGGCGCAGGCGGTCCAGGCACTGTTCCCTGGCACGCAGGTCACCATCGGCCCGGTGATCGAGGACGGTTTCTATTACGATTTCGCGCGGCCCGAGCCTTTCTCCACGGAAGATTTCGACGCCATCGAGAAAAAGATGGCGGAGCTCGTCGATGCCGATCTGCCGACGCGCAAGGAAGTCCTGCCGCGCGATGAAGCGGTCGCGCTCTTCGAGGCGCAGGGTGAGAAATACAAGGCCGAGCTGATCCGTGACTTGCCCGAAGGTGAAGACATCAAGGTCTATCACCATGGCGATTGGTACGATCTCTGCCGCGGCCCCCACCTTCCGTCCACGAAGCATATCGGCAAGGCCTTCAAGCTGATGAAACTGGCCGGCGCCTATTGGCGCGGCGATCATCGCAATGAGGTGCTGCACCGCATCTACGGCACCGCCTGGGCCAACGAGAAAGAGCTGAAAGCCTATCTCACCCGGCTGGAAGAGGCCGAAAAGCGCGACCACCGTAAGCTCGGCACCCAGCTTGATCTCTTCCATTTGCAGGAAGAGGCGCAAGGCTCGGTCTTCTGGCACCCCAAGGGCTACACGATGTGGCTGGAGCTTGAGGCCTATATCCGCCGCAGGCTGAATGATGACGGCTATCGCGAAGTCAAGACGCCCCAGATCCTCGACAAGAAATTCTGGGAGCAGTCCGGCCACTGGGAGAAATTCTCGCAAGGCATGTTCGTTGTGCCGGACGAAGTGCCGAACACGGATGGCGAAGGCGACATCATCTCGGAAGATGCCAAATGGATGGCCATCAAGCCGATGAACTGTCCGGCCCACGTGCAGATTTTCAAGCAGGGCATCAAATCCTATCGCGACCTACCGATCCGCATGGCCGAATTCGGCTGCTGTCACCGGAACGAGCCGCATGGCGCGTTGCATGGATTGATGCGGGTGCGTCAGTTCACGCAGGATGACGCGCATATTTTCTGCCGCGAGGACCAGATCATCGATGAAACGATCCGCTTCCTCAAGCTCTTTGCGACCGTCTATGGCGATGTCGGCTTCACCGATATCTCCTACAAAATCGCGACCCGGCCGGAAGTCCGTGCTGGGACGGATGAGACCTGGGATCGGGCCGAGGAGATGCTGGAGACGGCATTCAAACAGTCGGGCCTCGACTATGAGATCCTGCCGGGCGAAGGCGCGTTCTATGGGCCGAAGCTCGAATTCCACCTGCGCGATGCAATCGGGCGGACCTGGCAATGCGGCACCTATCAGCTCGATTACGTCCTGCCTGAACGGCTTGATGCGTCCTATGTCGATGAGGATGGCTCGCGCAAACGCCCGGTCATGCTGCACCGTGCCGTCTACGGATCGATGGAGCGCTTTATCGGCCTTCTGATCGAGAACTATGCGGGCCGGATGCCGATGTGGCTGTCCCCGACGCAAGTCGCGGTCGCCACGATCACGACGGGCGTCAATCCCTTTGCGGAAGAGGCCGCTGCGGCCTTCCGCAAGGCGGGCCTCAGGGTTGTCACTGATCTTCGCAATGAGAAGATCAACTACAAGGTCCGGGAGCATTCGGACCAGAAGGTGCCCGTGATCGCCGTCATCGGTGAGCGTGAGGCGGAGGAGAAGACCCTGTCGATCCGCCGTCTTGGCTCGAAACAGTCCACAACCGTCTCGCTTGATGAGGCGGTGAAGATGTTCGCTGAAGAGGCGCTGCCGCCTGATCTCAATCCGGCGGGCTGA
- the yidD gene encoding membrane protein insertion efficiency factor YidD — translation MMRRLAIFFLRVYQYTLSPAFAAIGVRCRHEPTCSNYAIEAYRKYSFWKATRLTAGRLGRCRPGGTHGFDPVP, via the coding sequence ATGATGCGCCGCCTCGCGATCTTCTTCCTCAGGGTCTATCAATACACCCTCTCGCCGGCCTTTGCGGCCATTGGGGTCCGCTGCCGGCATGAGCCGACCTGCTCGAATTACGCGATCGAGGCCTACCGGAAATATTCGTTCTGGAAGGCTACACGGCTGACCGCGGGGCGTCTGGGGCGCTGCCGGCCGGGCGGCACGCATGGATTTGACCCGGTACCGTAG
- a CDS encoding iron-sulfur cluster assembly scaffold protein, which produces MLSDLYSGDLLEAAASIPPRADLPEADARARKVSRVCGSEVDLAIKAEDGIVTDIALDVKACALGQASSSMFARAVRGASLEELITLRDEMTAMLKEEGPAPSGERWAELEKLLPIREYPARHTSTLLIFEAAADCAEQLLRAAL; this is translated from the coding sequence ATGCTCAGTGATCTTTACTCAGGCGACCTCCTTGAAGCCGCTGCGTCGATTCCGCCGCGCGCCGATCTGCCAGAGGCGGATGCGCGGGCGCGGAAAGTCAGCCGCGTCTGCGGCTCGGAGGTGGACCTTGCGATCAAGGCCGAAGACGGCATCGTCACCGACATCGCGCTCGATGTGAAAGCCTGCGCGCTGGGTCAGGCGTCTTCCTCGATGTTTGCGCGCGCCGTTCGCGGGGCGTCGCTCGAAGAACTGATCACGCTCCGCGATGAGATGACCGCGATGCTGAAAGAGGAGGGACCGGCCCCCTCCGGTGAGCGTTGGGCGGAGCTGGAAAAACTATTGCCCATCCGGGAGTATCCCGCTCGGCATACCTCGACCTTGCTGATTTTCGAGGCCGCTGCCGATTGCGCCGAGCAGTTATTGCGGGCCGCTCTATGA
- a CDS encoding esterase/lipase family protein — translation MAIIRIINVHGTFDAEPARSGESRLKWWQGERQFTGQPVEMPDRMEVPPSPFVEEIAKKFGGDEGRAVAECFRWSGSYKETQRREAGMALAEALESAIKADDDTYFILIGHSHGGNVIRYALQYIDLPKRQLERILSWNTVGTPFLHFRRPNSLWNLSRSKLLFVLGLSAFFFYGIATGVDVRCSVDKIAARDSFFPDFSCNWAQGWAPKKITQVIEGFDESFDELLELQDLSTDRPSMASQPAEMSAEADTGEEPPAEGDPLSDFATAPAEDEGEEPVEAEKYEEPSLGDHYSDLGGMMAEDVPMPQQFGLEEDFVQQQAAPAKGKSKDKEASPHDSAVNWLGEFQRGLFGMGGIVIALVAIFAFTGRKRDRALYNVFRTRRFRSVFLPKWNGFLSERDEAVVGLGLGAEKFSDKTKIIPQGALRPILFGVVLIVLFSLILRAEYDEESNNPFVAIIRSLKRLLTIKGKEEGMLSQTLSQQFTGLSDVTALFDAPFEFAVGSFVLVAVSLLFVSLSWADYLRTIGDARIVRSIRAVLLGTDDIQGESVFAVRYYPRKGEPSRAIVLSDEIAQAQQDRVNGSAPETLEFIRKEVGLYGLSLGGDIPNLSEKVGQHFTWDELYHTTYFTVPVVREFLIEKIAEKTPAARSFD, via the coding sequence ATGGCGATCATTCGCATCATCAATGTTCATGGGACTTTTGACGCAGAACCTGCGCGTTCTGGCGAGTCTCGGCTCAAATGGTGGCAGGGCGAGAGGCAGTTCACCGGCCAGCCGGTCGAGATGCCAGACCGCATGGAAGTGCCCCCCAGCCCTTTTGTTGAGGAAATCGCCAAGAAATTCGGCGGTGATGAAGGCCGCGCAGTGGCCGAATGCTTCCGCTGGTCAGGCTCCTACAAGGAAACCCAGCGCCGCGAGGCCGGCATGGCCCTCGCCGAGGCACTCGAAAGCGCCATCAAGGCCGATGACGACACCTATTTCATTCTGATCGGGCACAGCCATGGCGGCAATGTCATCCGCTATGCGCTGCAATATATCGACCTGCCAAAGCGCCAGCTTGAACGGATTTTGAGCTGGAACACGGTTGGCACGCCTTTCCTTCATTTCCGTCGCCCGAACAGCCTGTGGAACCTGTCACGGTCCAAACTTCTCTTTGTTCTCGGGCTCTCGGCCTTTTTCTTTTACGGCATCGCGACCGGGGTCGATGTCCGCTGCAGCGTCGATAAGATCGCCGCGCGCGATTCCTTCTTCCCCGATTTCTCCTGCAACTGGGCGCAGGGCTGGGCTCCGAAAAAGATCACGCAGGTGATCGAAGGCTTCGATGAGAGTTTCGATGAGCTGCTCGAACTTCAGGATCTCTCGACCGACCGGCCGAGCATGGCCAGCCAGCCAGCCGAGATGTCGGCTGAGGCGGACACGGGCGAAGAACCGCCTGCGGAAGGTGATCCGCTCTCTGATTTTGCGACCGCGCCAGCCGAAGATGAGGGAGAGGAGCCGGTCGAAGCGGAGAAATATGAAGAGCCCTCCCTCGGGGATCACTATTCCGATCTAGGCGGGATGATGGCGGAAGACGTCCCGATGCCGCAGCAATTCGGGCTTGAGGAAGACTTCGTCCAGCAGCAGGCGGCGCCCGCGAAAGGCAAGTCAAAAGACAAGGAAGCGTCCCCGCACGATTCAGCTGTCAATTGGCTAGGGGAATTCCAGCGCGGCCTTTTCGGCATGGGCGGGATCGTCATCGCGCTTGTCGCAATCTTTGCCTTTACCGGCCGGAAGCGGGATCGCGCGCTCTATAACGTCTTCCGCACCCGCCGCTTCCGATCAGTCTTTCTGCCCAAATGGAATGGCTTTTTGTCTGAGCGGGACGAAGCGGTTGTCGGGCTTGGTCTGGGGGCTGAGAAATTCTCCGATAAGACCAAGATTATTCCGCAGGGCGCGCTTCGGCCGATCCTGTTCGGGGTCGTGCTGATCGTCCTCTTCTCCCTCATCCTGCGGGCGGAATATGACGAGGAATCGAATAATCCCTTCGTTGCGATCATCCGCTCGCTCAAACGCCTTTTGACCATCAAAGGCAAGGAAGAGGGGATGCTCAGCCAGACCCTTTCCCAGCAGTTCACAGGCCTCAGCGACGTGACCGCGCTCTTTGATGCGCCGTTTGAATTCGCTGTCGGTAGCTTTGTGCTTGTCGCGGTCTCGCTGCTCTTTGTCAGCCTCTCCTGGGCAGATTACCTGCGCACCATCGGGGATGCGCGCATCGTCCGGTCGATCCGGGCCGTCCTTCTGGGAACGGATGATATTCAGGGCGAGTCGGTCTTCGCCGTCCGCTATTATCCGCGTAAAGGTGAGCCTTCACGGGCGATTGTCCTGTCGGATGAGATCGCGCAGGCGCAGCAGGACCGGGTCAACGGCTCGGCGCCTGAAACGCTCGAATTCATCCGCAAGGAAGTCGGCCTCTATGGCCTCTCGCTGGGCGGGGACATTCCAAACCTGTCCGAAAAGGTCGGCCAGCATTTCACCTGGGATGAGCTCTACCACACGACCTATTTCACCGTGCCGGTCGTGCGGGAATTCCTGATCGAGAAAATCGCCGAGAAGACCCCCGCCGCGCGCAGCTTCGACTAG
- a CDS encoding CatB-related O-acetyltransferase: protein MHGPDPQNPHPLAGHERVGFLKPLVTAENVEIGEYTYYDDPEGPAGFYGRCVLYHYPFVGDVLRIGKFCALATGVKFIMNGANHAMGGVSTYPFNIFGGGWEEGFDPAEWSAGHKGDTEIGHDVWIGYGVTIMPGVKIGHGAIIASKSVVTGDIPPYAIAGGNPAKVIRSRFDEKTVERLLALSWWDWPPEKIGRHARALGRMDFEALEGAE, encoded by the coding sequence ATGCATGGACCAGACCCGCAAAATCCTCATCCCCTGGCCGGTCATGAGCGTGTCGGCTTCCTCAAGCCGCTGGTGACGGCGGAGAATGTCGAGATCGGCGAATATACCTATTATGACGATCCCGAAGGCCCGGCGGGGTTCTATGGGCGGTGCGTGCTCTATCATTACCCCTTTGTCGGCGATGTCCTCCGCATAGGGAAGTTCTGTGCGCTGGCGACGGGGGTGAAGTTCATCATGAACGGCGCGAACCACGCCATGGGCGGGGTCTCGACCTATCCTTTCAATATCTTTGGCGGCGGCTGGGAGGAAGGGTTTGATCCAGCCGAATGGTCCGCAGGTCACAAGGGCGATACCGAGATCGGCCATGATGTCTGGATCGGTTATGGTGTCACCATCATGCCGGGCGTGAAGATCGGGCATGGGGCGATCATCGCATCGAAATCCGTGGTGACGGGCGACATTCCCCCTTACGCGATTGCCGGCGGTAACCCCGCCAAAGTCATCCGCTCACGGTTCGATGAGAAGACTGTCGAGCGCTTGCTGGCGCTCAGCTGGTGGGACTGGCCGCCCGAAAAGATCGGGCGGCACGCAAGAGCGCTGGGCAGGATGGACTTCGAAGCGCTGGAGGGGGCGGAATAA
- a CDS encoding endonuclease domain-containing protein — translation MSRTLNFAKKLRADQTQAETLLWRRLRNQQLGGFKFRRQVPRGAYIVDFPCAEAKLIVEVDGATHGTPAEVAYDHRRTAFLGGLGFRVIRFWNDDIETDIDMVLHAIILECQKTLTRSSVN, via the coding sequence ATGTCACGTACTCTGAATTTCGCCAAAAAGCTCCGTGCAGATCAGACGCAAGCGGAAACGCTTTTATGGCGCCGGCTACGCAACCAGCAGCTTGGCGGGTTCAAGTTCCGGCGTCAGGTGCCGCGTGGCGCTTATATTGTCGATTTTCCGTGTGCTGAAGCGAAACTCATCGTCGAGGTTGACGGCGCGACGCATGGGACACCAGCGGAAGTGGCTTACGACCATAGGCGTACCGCCTTTCTTGGGGGCTTGGGGTTTCGTGTCATCCGCTTCTGGAATGATGACATCGAAACCGACATCGATATGGTGCTGCACGCGATCATTTTGGAATGCCAGAAAACCCTCACCCGAAGCTCAGTTAACTGA
- the cysS gene encoding cysteine--tRNA ligase, producing MPMHLYDSYTREKREFIPADPDRVTVYCCGPTVYAPPHIGNARAAVNADMLIRVLRHEFGAGHVRYARNFTDIDDKIMKAAREEGVEIGVITARATEAYLAGLDALGCQRPDVAPRATETIPAMQALVSILLARGHAYAGDGHILFDTKSFDRYGKLSGLDRDAIIAGARVEVAPYKKDPADFVLWKPSADDEPGWDVPADWPIEGRGRPGWHLECSAMIRDVLGETIDIHCGGQDLRFPHHENEIAQSCCGTETGDTPLARFWFHNGMLRLDGAKMSKSVGNIETPQELLTRWPGEVLRFALLTAQYRQPLDWSEELLASCKSQLDRFYRVLSDVAEGGEVAPSVRAALTDDINTPQAIAALHELREKASAGDKVAAASLRASGELMGLFASSAEDWFQQGSGDGPTADEIEALIAERQQARADKDFARSDQIRDDLAAKGVILEDGPDGVTWRRG from the coding sequence ATGCCAATGCACCTTTACGACAGCTATACCCGCGAGAAACGTGAATTCATCCCCGCCGACCCCGACCGGGTGACGGTCTATTGTTGCGGGCCGACCGTCTATGCGCCGCCCCATATCGGCAATGCGCGTGCAGCGGTGAATGCCGATATGCTGATCCGCGTGCTGCGGCATGAATTTGGCGCAGGCCATGTTCGCTATGCGCGGAACTTCACCGATATCGACGACAAGATCATGAAGGCCGCCAGGGAAGAGGGCGTTGAGATCGGCGTCATCACCGCGCGGGCAACCGAGGCTTATCTTGCGGGGCTTGATGCGCTGGGGTGTCAGCGGCCTGACGTGGCGCCGCGCGCGACCGAGACGATCCCCGCCATGCAGGCGCTGGTCTCGATCCTGCTGGCGCGCGGTCACGCCTATGCCGGGGACGGACATATCCTCTTCGATACGAAAAGCTTTGATCGGTACGGGAAGCTTTCCGGCCTCGACCGCGACGCGATTATCGCTGGTGCGCGGGTTGAGGTCGCTCCTTACAAGAAAGACCCTGCTGATTTTGTCCTCTGGAAGCCCTCCGCTGATGACGAGCCCGGCTGGGATGTGCCTGCCGATTGGCCGATTGAGGGGCGCGGACGCCCCGGATGGCACCTTGAATGTTCGGCGATGATCCGGGATGTGCTGGGCGAGACCATCGACATTCACTGCGGCGGGCAGGATTTGCGCTTTCCGCACCATGAGAATGAGATTGCGCAGAGCTGCTGCGGCACCGAGACTGGCGACACGCCGCTCGCGCGCTTCTGGTTTCATAACGGCATGCTGCGGCTCGATGGTGCGAAAATGTCGAAAAGCGTCGGCAATATTGAAACCCCGCAGGAGTTGCTCACGCGCTGGCCGGGTGAAGTGCTGCGCTTTGCGCTCCTCACGGCACAATACCGCCAGCCGCTCGACTGGTCGGAGGAGTTGCTGGCGAGCTGCAAGTCCCAGCTTGACCGATTCTACCGCGTGCTGAGCGATGTGGCCGAAGGCGGCGAGGTGGCGCCGAGCGTCCGCGCGGCGCTGACCGATGACATCAACACACCGCAGGCGATTGCCGCCCTTCATGAGCTGCGCGAAAAGGCCAGCGCCGGGGACAAGGTCGCCGCCGCCAGCCTGCGCGCCAGTGGAGAACTGATGGGGCTCTTCGCCTCTTCCGCCGAAGACTGGTTCCAGCAAGGCTCAGGCGACGGTCCGACAGCGGACGAAATCGAAGCCCTCATTGCGGAACGCCAGCAGGCTCGGGCGGACAAGGACTTTGCCCGCTCCGACCAGATCCGCGATGACCTCGCCGCCAAAGGCGTCATCCTCGAGGACGGTCCCGACGGCGTGACTTGGCGGCGGGGGTAG
- a CDS encoding cysteine hydrolase, which produces MSIFFKGAVTALVFMAEMAAGEAVESMMTVKPSPNPAYAEPAEPALPQIDMEIDRSRTAIVITDPQIDFLSPDGVSWGVIGQSVTEQNTVENLERLMKLAKDEDLPLFISPHHYYPTDHGWQFEGALERLMHSIGMFDRKDPYTLEGFANSGSDFMPQYRQYIHDGETVITSTHKIYGPEQNDLALQLRKRGIDKVILAGMSANLCTQAHLYELLEQGFEVAVVKDATAGAIVPDGDGYLAALINFRYVSNGVWTTEETVERVSKAL; this is translated from the coding sequence ATGTCTATTTTCTTCAAAGGTGCTGTCACGGCTCTCGTCTTCATGGCTGAAATGGCCGCTGGTGAAGCTGTTGAATCCATGATGACGGTCAAGCCGTCACCGAACCCGGCCTATGCCGAGCCGGCAGAGCCTGCGCTGCCGCAGATCGATATGGAGATTGACCGGTCGCGCACGGCCATCGTCATCACCGACCCGCAGATCGACTTTCTCTCTCCCGATGGGGTGAGCTGGGGTGTGATCGGCCAGAGTGTCACCGAGCAGAACACGGTCGAAAACCTAGAACGCCTGATGAAGCTGGCAAAGGATGAAGATCTGCCGCTCTTCATCTCGCCCCACCACTATTATCCGACAGACCATGGCTGGCAATTCGAAGGCGCGCTCGAACGCCTGATGCACTCGATCGGCATGTTCGACCGTAAAGATCCCTATACGCTCGAAGGGTTCGCCAATTCCGGCTCTGACTTCATGCCGCAATATCGCCAGTACATCCATGACGGCGAGACGGTTATTACGAGTACGCACAAAATCTATGGCCCTGAGCAGAATGATCTTGCGCTCCAGCTTCGTAAGCGCGGCATCGACAAGGTGATCCTTGCGGGCATGTCGGCCAATCTCTGCACCCAGGCGCATCTTTATGAGCTACTGGAACAGGGCTTCGAGGTTGCTGTCGTCAAAGACGCAACGGCTGGTGCCATCGTGCCGGATGGCGACGGTTACCTCGCTGCACTGATCAATTTCCGTTACGTCTCTAACGGCGTCTGGACGACGGAAGAAACGGTTGAGCGCGTGTCAAAAGCCCTCTGA
- a CDS encoding TetR/AcrR family transcriptional regulator yields the protein MSESKRDQLVQRALQVFYQGGFHAVGMDRLAKETGVSKTAIYKHFRTKDDLILATLRLRDENFRNWMIRGIEEEAETPEARLYAIFDVLGQWFAEPQFRSCMFIKASSEYQDRKHPVHAISAEHKRLIHRYFEGLAEKAGAAEPSALADQLLLLKEGAIVLAHLLDPKKTAIDAKAAATVLIDAALRPVTD from the coding sequence ATGAGCGAATCCAAGAGAGACCAGCTAGTGCAGCGCGCGCTGCAGGTCTTCTATCAGGGGGGATTTCACGCTGTCGGCATGGATCGGCTGGCAAAGGAGACTGGCGTTTCCAAGACGGCGATCTACAAGCATTTCCGGACCAAGGATGATCTGATCCTCGCCACGCTGCGGCTGCGCGACGAGAATTTCCGGAACTGGATGATCCGCGGCATCGAGGAGGAAGCCGAAACGCCGGAAGCTCGCCTTTATGCGATCTTTGATGTGCTGGGGCAGTGGTTCGCCGAACCCCAGTTCCGCAGTTGCATGTTCATCAAGGCGTCCTCGGAATATCAGGACCGCAAGCACCCGGTGCATGCGATCTCTGCCGAGCACAAAAGGCTGATCCACCGCTATTTCGAGGGGCTGGCCGAGAAAGCCGGCGCTGCCGAACCATCAGCCCTCGCCGACCAGCTTTTGCTCCTCAAAGAAGGCGCGATCGTGCTGGCGCACCTTCTCGATCCAAAAAAGACCGCGATTGATGCGAAGGCCGCAGCAACCGTGCTGATCGACGCTGCACTGCGGCCCGTCACAGATTAG
- a CDS encoding acyltransferase family protein: protein MFTRLAYFRFFLAMSVVVFHLWRPIAPQAGRVAVMMFFFISGYLIAKLLSEAYKDRAKAFITNRFLRIYPIYWACAIFAFVVVLTIPEVAKTTNGAMDLPKTASNLFGNLIIFGQQGNPQRFLPPSWSLHVELVWYVLLFILYTAVEKFRVPVLMSFMIMPFIWAWMSNAPYYGNWIASGYAFALGALRYEFKGKIPTIIEWAAVLALPVILFATPLLFDLKGGSPKDIWSWLNLWVGPYVLFMAFGFFLKSTKRSMMADWAGSLSYPVFLVHWPCAALATAMGAERWLERFLVGTIITLIVSALVVAFVEEPLKARRTAIRKWNAA from the coding sequence ATGTTCACTCGGTTGGCCTATTTTCGCTTCTTCCTCGCGATGTCCGTCGTGGTCTTCCATCTCTGGAGGCCGATCGCGCCCCAAGCGGGACGAGTCGCAGTGATGATGTTTTTTTTCATCAGCGGTTATCTGATCGCAAAGCTTTTGTCTGAGGCGTACAAAGACAGGGCAAAAGCGTTCATCACCAACAGGTTTTTGAGAATATACCCAATTTACTGGGCGTGCGCGATCTTTGCTTTTGTTGTTGTGCTGACAATACCAGAAGTCGCGAAGACGACGAACGGCGCTATGGATCTTCCGAAAACGGCAAGCAATTTGTTCGGAAACCTGATCATCTTTGGGCAGCAGGGCAATCCGCAACGCTTCCTGCCGCCGTCCTGGTCGCTCCATGTGGAGCTCGTCTGGTATGTTCTTCTTTTTATTCTTTATACGGCTGTCGAAAAATTCCGTGTTCCAGTTTTGATGTCATTCATGATCATGCCTTTCATCTGGGCATGGATGAGTAATGCCCCATACTACGGCAACTGGATCGCTTCTGGATATGCATTCGCGCTAGGCGCACTCAGATACGAGTTCAAAGGCAAGATACCAACGATCATCGAATGGGCTGCAGTGCTCGCTTTGCCCGTCATCTTGTTTGCAACTCCGCTTCTGTTCGATCTCAAAGGCGGTAGCCCAAAAGATATCTGGTCATGGCTGAATCTGTGGGTGGGTCCATATGTCCTTTTTATGGCCTTCGGATTCTTCCTGAAAAGCACAAAGAGAAGCATGATGGCCGATTGGGCGGGATCGTTGAGCTATCCTGTGTTCCTGGTCCATTGGCCGTGCGCAGCACTCGCAACAGCGATGGGGGCGGAGCGCTGGCTGGAGCGATTCCTAGTTGGAACCATCATCACACTCATTGTGTCAGCTTTGGTCGTGGCCTTTGTTGAAGAGCCGCTCAAGGCGCGTCGAACGGCCATACGTAAGTGGAATGCGGCATAG
- the folE gene encoding GTP cyclohydrolase I FolE: MSVIAYDSKSHAPSKEKAGAEPTAAEAEEAVRTLIRWAGDNPAREGLLDTPSRVTKAFKEWFAGYAEDPAEVLARTFEEVEGYDDIVVMKDIRLESYCEHHMAPIIGKAHVAYLPDGKVVGISKLARLVDIFGKRLQVQEKMTAQIAQTLDDVLKPRGVAVMIEAEHQCMSTRGIHKHGVDTLTTRFTGVFKDDPAMEARFFRLIGR; the protein is encoded by the coding sequence ATGAGCGTCATTGCCTACGATTCCAAGTCGCATGCGCCCTCCAAAGAGAAGGCCGGCGCCGAACCCACTGCCGCAGAAGCCGAAGAGGCCGTGCGCACCCTGATCCGCTGGGCAGGTGACAACCCCGCCCGCGAAGGGCTGCTGGATACGCCCTCCCGCGTGACCAAAGCCTTCAAGGAATGGTTCGCCGGTTACGCTGAAGACCCCGCGGAGGTTCTCGCCCGCACCTTCGAAGAGGTTGAGGGTTATGACGATATCGTCGTCATGAAAGACATTCGGCTCGAGAGCTATTGCGAGCACCACATGGCGCCGATCATCGGCAAGGCGCACGTCGCCTATCTGCCGGATGGCAAGGTCGTCGGCATCTCCAAGCTTGCGCGGCTGGTCGATATTTTCGGCAAGCGCCTGCAGGTGCAGGAGAAAATGACTGCGCAGATTGCCCAGACGCTGGATGATGTCCTCAAGCCGCGCGGCGTCGCCGTGATGATCGAGGCCGAGCACCAATGCATGTCGACCCGCGGCATCCACAAGCACGGCGTTGATACGCTTACGACCCGCTTTACCGGTGTCTTCAAGGACGACCCGGCAATGGAAGCGCGGTTCTTCCGCCTGATCGGCCGATAA